A single Alphaproteobacteria bacterium DNA region contains:
- a CDS encoding Zn-dependent hydrolase has translation MAAEQQPGRNIRIDGARLWQSLMDLAAIGATAKGGVCRLALSDEDRAGRDLFVRWCEEAGLDVSVDAMGNIFGRRPGRNPELAPVMAGSHLDSQPTGGKFDGAYGVMAALEVMRTLNDLDYQTEAPLEVAAWTNEEGSRFPAPMIGSAVFAGISELADGLGLEDLEGNKLGDELGRIGYAGQAAVGGRPVGAYFEAHIEQGPILEAEGKTIGVVGGVQGLRWYEITLTGQEAHAGPTPMPSRRDALLGAARIVAAVNRIGHEHLPGACATVGLMQVHPNSRNVIPGRVFLAVDLRHPEAEILGAMGAALQAASEAAAAEGGLELDFAEIHQTPAVVFDPNCVAAVRAGAEAAGYAQLDIISGAGHDACCLAEVAPTGMIFVPCAGGISHNEEESATQADLEAGCNVLLQAMLASA, from the coding sequence ATGGCAGCAGAGCAACAGCCGGGCCGCAACATCCGCATCGACGGCGCGCGGCTGTGGCAATCGCTGATGGATCTGGCAGCCATCGGCGCCACCGCCAAGGGCGGCGTCTGCCGCCTGGCGCTCAGTGACGAGGACCGTGCGGGCCGCGATCTTTTCGTGCGCTGGTGCGAGGAAGCGGGCCTCGACGTCAGCGTCGACGCCATGGGCAACATCTTCGGCCGCCGGCCGGGCCGCAATCCCGAGCTGGCGCCGGTGATGGCCGGCAGCCACCTCGACAGCCAGCCCACCGGCGGCAAGTTCGACGGCGCCTACGGCGTCATGGCGGCACTCGAGGTGATGCGCACGCTCAACGATCTGGACTACCAGACCGAGGCGCCCTTGGAGGTGGCGGCCTGGACCAACGAGGAAGGCTCGCGCTTTCCCGCGCCGATGATCGGCTCGGCGGTATTCGCCGGCATCAGCGAGTTGGCCGACGGGCTGGGCCTGGAGGACCTCGAGGGCAACAAATTGGGCGACGAACTCGGGCGCATCGGCTACGCCGGCCAGGCCGCGGTCGGCGGCCGCCCGGTCGGGGCCTATTTCGAGGCCCATATCGAGCAGGGCCCCATCCTTGAGGCCGAGGGCAAAACCATCGGCGTGGTCGGCGGCGTGCAGGGCCTGCGCTGGTACGAGATCACGCTTACCGGTCAGGAAGCCCACGCCGGGCCGACACCCATGCCGAGCCGGCGCGACGCCCTGCTCGGCGCCGCCCGCATCGTCGCCGCCGTCAACCGCATCGGGCACGAGCACCTGCCCGGGGCCTGCGCCACGGTGGGGCTGATGCAGGTCCATCCCAACTCGCGCAACGTCATCCCCGGCCGGGTTTTTCTGGCCGTCGATCTCAGGCATCCCGAGGCCGAAATCCTCGGCGCCATGGGGGCGGCGTTGCAGGCGGCCAGCGAGGCGGCGGCGGCCGAGGGCGGCCTGGAGCTCGATTTCGCCGAGATCCACCAAACGCCTGCCGTCGTATTCGACCCAAATTGCGTCGCCGCCGTGCGTGCTGGCGCCGAGGCCGCCGGGTATGCCCAGCTCGACATCATCTCGGGCGCCGGCCACGACGCCTGCTGCCTGGCCGAAGTGGCGCCGACCGGCATGATCTTCGTGCCCTGCGCCGGCGGCATCAGCCACAACGAGGAGGAAAGCGCCACCCAGGCCGACCTCGAGGCCGGCTGCAACGTGCTCCTGCAAGCCATGCTGGCTAGCGCTTAG